The Drosophila bipectinata strain 14024-0381.07 chromosome 2L, DbipHiC1v2, whole genome shotgun sequence genome has a segment encoding these proteins:
- the LOC108130913 gene encoding chitinase-like protein Idgf1, whose translation MKFLLFPFLGLLSVVGCTGVAAQNYICYYDSGSYYRSGLTQMWKDHLEPALNVCTHLVYGYAGIQKGSFELLRLRGRFDKFRYSEITGISKKFSHLKVLLSVGGGRDVDEAHPNKYLEFLEANTTAQKNFIDSSINELKRKRFDGLDLAFQFPKNEPKKVNGPTGDFVVDPLAEQHKRQFTALVENLGNALRSANLTLSLTVLPNVNSTWYYDVSKLHPQVDFINLAAFDFITPLRNPEEADYTAPIFFKDEHNRLPYLNVDFQVNYWLQNGCPPNKLNLGMATYGQGWKMTSDSGQTSIPVVSRTNGPAPGGLLEDSLEWARWPELPGLFTWPDICEKLAKNSSAPLRQVTDLTKKYGNYAIRPANEGGENGMWLSFDGPDFAGVKATYAKGRNLGGMAIFDLSYDDYRGLCTGQKFPTLQAIKDVMG comes from the exons ATGAAGTTCCTTCTGTTTCCCTTCCTGGGTCTGCTCAGTGTAGTAGGCTGCACTGGTGTAGCAGCCCAAAATTATATCTGTTACTACGACTCGGGGTCGTATTATCGCAGCGGTTTGACCCAAATGTGGAAAGATCATCTGGAACCGGCCCTAAATGTCTGTACACATTTGGTCTACGGATACGCTGGCATCCAAAAAGGATCTTTCGAATTGTTACGCCTGAGGGGACGCTTTGATAAGTTTCGTTACTCAGAAATCACAGGCATAAGCAAAAAGTTTTCCCATCTCAAGGTCCTTCTGAGTGTTGGAGGAGGTCGAGATGTCGACGAGGCCCATCCGAATAAGTATCTTGAGTTTCTGGAAGCTAATACTACTGCCCAGAAAAATTTCATAGACAGCAGTATAAATGAACTGAAACGCAAAAGGTTCGATGGTCTCGATTTGGCCTTCCAGTTTCCGAAAAATGAgccaaaaaaagtaaatggACCCACTGGCGACTTTGTTGTGGATCCTCTTGCGGAGCAGCACAAGAGACAGTTCACGGCTCTGGTGGAAAATCTTGGGAACGCCTTACGATCAGCCAATCTGACGTTGTCTCTGACTGTTTTGCCCAATGTTAACTCCACAT GGTACTACGATGTCAGCAAACTTCATCCCCAAGTCGACTTCATCAATCTGGCAGCCTTTGACTTCATTACTCCTCTAAGAAATCCCGAGGAAGCCGACTATACAGCTCcgattttctttaaagacGAACATAATCGCTTGCCCTATTTGAATGTAGATTTCCAGGTAAATTACTGGCTTCAAAATGGCTGTCCTCCCAACAAACTAAATCTGGGAATGGCCACTTATGGGCAAGGATGGAAAATGACCTCAGATTCGGGGCAAACTAGCATACCAGTGGTTTCTAGAACGAATGGACCTGCTCCTGGAGGTCTTCTGGAAGACAGTCTGGAGTGGGCCAGATGGCCGGAGTTGCCCGGTTTGTTTACTTGGCCGGATATTTGtgaaaaattggccaagaatTCATCGGCCCCACTTAGGCAAGTGACGGATCTCACCAAGAAATACGGAAACTATGCCATCCGGCCCGCTAATGAGGGAGGCGAGAACGGCATGTGGCTGAGCTTCGATGGTCCGGATTTTGCTGGAGTTAAGGCGACATATGCCAAGGGTAGAAACCTTGGCGGGATGGCGATTTTCGATCTGTCGTACGATGATTATCGGGGCCTCTGTACGGGCCAGAAATTTCCAACCCTACAAGCTATTAAAGATGTTATGGGTTAA